A portion of the Oncorhynchus gorbuscha isolate QuinsamMale2020 ecotype Even-year linkage group LG19, OgorEven_v1.0, whole genome shotgun sequence genome contains these proteins:
- the LOC124005182 gene encoding T-complex protein 1 subunit gamma-like isoform X2 → MKRESGRKVQKGNIGAAKAIADVIRTCLGPRAMMKMLLDPMGGIVMTNDGNAILREIQVQHPAAKSMIEISRTQDEEVGDGTTSVIILAGEMLSVAEQFLEQQMHPTVIISAYRHALDDMLDMLKDISTPVDVNDRAQMLKIINSAICTKALSRWSTMACNIALDAVRTVELEEHGRKEINIKLYAKVEKVPGGFIEDSCVLKGVMVNKDVTHPRMRRMIKNPRIILLDCSLEYKKGESQTDIEITREEDFSRILQMEEEYIQTICEDIIRLKPDLIFTEKGISDLAQHYLMKANITAIRRVRKTDNNRISRACGARIASRTDELREEDVGTGAGLFEIKKIGDEYFTFVTECKDPKACTILLRGASKEILAEVERNLQDAMQVCRNVLLDPSLLPGGGAVEMAVSKRLMERSKTLTGVEQWPYRAVAQALEVIPRTLIQNCGASTIRVLTSLRAKHTLEACASWGVNGETGTLADMMELGICEPLAVKAQTYKTAVETAILLLRIDDIVSGIKKKGDDQAGGGQGAE, encoded by the exons ATGAAAAGGGAGTCTGGACGCAAGGTTCAGAAAGGGAACATCGGTGCCGCGAAG GCAATAGCAGATGTCATCAGAACATGTCTGGGACCAAGAGCCATGATGAAG ATGCTGCTAGACCCCATGGGTGGCATTGTCATGACCAACGATGGCAACGCCATCCTCCGAGAG ATCCAAGTGCAGCACCCGGCAGCCAAGTCCATGATTGAGATCAGCCGCACCCAGGATGAGGAGGTGGGAGACGGCACCACGTCAGTCATCATCCTCG CTGGAGAGATGCTGTCTGTAGCAGAGCAGTTCTTGGAGCAGCAGATGCACCCCACAGTCATCATTAGTGCCTACAGACACGCCCTGGACGACATGCTCGACATGCTCAAAGACATCAG CACCCCGGTGGATGTGAATGACAGGGCACAGATGCTGAAGATCATCAACTCTGCCATCTGCACCAAGGCCTTGAGCCGTTGGTCTACCATGGCGTGTAATATTGCCCTGGACGCCGTGCGCACTGTGGAGTTGGAGGAGCACGGACGCAAGGAAATCAACATTAAGCTGTACGCCAAAGTGGAGAAG GTGCCTGGTGGCTTCATTGAGGACTCATGTGTGCTAAAAGGCGTGATGGTCAACAAGGACGTCACTCACCCCCGCATGCGCAGAATGATCAAGAACCCCCGCATCATCCTGCTGGACTGCTCCCTGGAGTACAAGAAGGGCGAGAGCCAG ACTGACATTGAGATCACACGTGAGGAAGACTTTTCCAGGATCCTTCAGATGGAGGAAGAGTACATCCAGACGATCTGTGAAGACATCATCCGCCTCAAGCCAGACCTCATCTTCACTGAGAAGGGCATCTCAG ACCTGGCACAGCACTATCTGATGAAGGCCAACATCACAGCCATCCGCCGTGTCAGAAAGACTGACAACAACCGCATTTCAAG GGCATGTGGGGCTCGCATCGCCAGCCGTACAGACGAGCTGCGTGAGGAGGACGTGGGAACCGGCGCCGGCCTGTTTGAGATCAAGAAGATTGGAGACGAGTATTTCACCTTCGTCACAGAGTGCAAAGACCCCAAAGCCTGCACCATCCTGCTGAGAGGAGCCAGCAAAGAGATACTGGCT gaGGTGGAGCGTAACTTGCAGGATGCCATGCAGGTGTGTCGTAACGTGCTACTGgacccatctctactccctggAGGTGGGGCGGTGGAGATGGCTGTGTCCAAGAGGCTGATGGAGCGTTCCAAGACCCTGACTGGGGTGGAGCAGTGGCCCTATCGTGCCGTGGCCCAGGCCCTGGAGGTTATCCCCCGTACACTCATCCAAAACTGTGGAGCCTCCACCATCCGCGTGCTCACCTCTCTCAGG GCCAAGCACACCCTGGAGGCCTGTGCATCATGGGGTGTGAATGGAGAGACTGGCACCTTGGCAGACATGATGGAGCTAGGCATCTGTGAGCCACTGGCTGTGAAGGCCCAGACTTACAAGACTGCTGTGGAG ACGGCCATCTTGCTGCTCCGCATTGATGACATTGTGTCTGGAATCAAGAAGAAAGGTGATGACCAGgctggaggaggacagggagctgagtga
- the LOC124005183 gene encoding transmembrane protein 79-like, whose translation MSEILPLNLELLEDSPSKTSGVTAEPQPPTWGEEEKVIKGLGEDLEKRREGVVEEDDMVSSAKLEPTTLQWPGDRDVEKTTKNRSAMTAKEDKGRGKGDDPEGERKSVYSMCTSLQEGERQMESERGLGLGAERMRTEEEWMGREVQDPGLCKIGKKVLVEIEVEDDMNYLPEKAAQVFNPSVTILHSSSAPTSPSGREVFWDVDAEKSCLLIPQGTPPDGYYHDWPVERGSSKCGCDCANRDALKVGVSVFTAALIFPLLVWGGYVFLPFDAPLLDSAPLRLVYTLRCSVFAVVPIILGWLVLGVSRMRLGDVKPLRELEAREVGVHRRYVDDSVTLFLLYFLQLAVMAPYLSQDLLKLVPLLTIIFAFGRLMYWVAAALGSSVRGFGFGLSFLPTVAMLGANLYFIFTMDAGGTIFAQDVMHQQDQPSASRQRFWG comes from the exons ATGTCTGAGATCCTGCCGTTAAACCTGGAGCTGCTAGAAGACAGCCCCTCCAAAACCAGCGGGGTGACTGCTGAACCCCAACCCCCAACAtggggggaagaggagaaggtgATTAAAGGATTGGGGGAAGATTTGgaaaagaggagggaaggagtggtGGAGGAAGATGATATGGTTAGTTCGGCTAAATTGGAGCCTACCACTCTGCAATGGCCAGGTGACAGGGATGTAGAGAAAACTACAAAGAACAGAAGTGCGATGACTGCGAAAGAAGATAagggaaggggaaagggggatgaccctgagggagaaaggaagagtgTGTATTCCATGTGCACCTCTCTTCAAGAAGGAGAAAGgcagatggagagtgagagagggctggGTTTGGGAGCAGAGAGAATGAGAACAGAGGAAgaatggatggggagagaggtgcAGGACCCAGGGCTGTGTAAGATAGGGAAGAAGGTGCTGGTAGAGATAGAGGTGGAAGATGATATGAACTATTTGCCTGAGAAGGCAGCGCAGGTCTTCAACCCATCCGTCACCATCCTACACTCCTCTAGTGCTCCGACGTCTCCCAGCGGAAGGGAGGTATTCTGGGATGTGGACGCAGAGAAGAGCTGCCTCCTCATTCCCCAGGGAACCCCACCTGATGGCTACTACCATGACTGGCCAGTGGAGCGGGGGTCCTCAAAAT gtGGTTGTGACTGTGCCAACAGGGATGCTCTCAAAGTGGGGGTGTCTGTGTTCACCGCAGCTCTGATTTTCCCCCTCCTGGTGTGGGGGGGCTATGTCTTCCTGCCTTTTGATGCCCCACTGCTGGACAGTGCCCCCCTCAGGCTGGTCTACACACTGCGCTGCTCTGTCTTCGCTGTGGTGCCCATCATACTGG GCTGGTTGGTGCTGGGTGTCTCCAGGATGCGGTTGGGGGATGTGAAGCCGCTGCGTGAATTGGAGGCCAGGGAAGTGGGTGTGCACCGGCGTTATGTGGATGACTCCGTCACCCTCTTTCTGCTCTACTTCCTGCAGCTGGCCGTAATGGCGCCCTACCTGAGCCAGGACCTGCTCAAACTAGTGCCCCTGCTCACCATCATCTTCGCCTTCGGCAG GCTGATGTACTGGGTGGCAGCTGCACTGGGCAGCAGTGTTCGGGGCTTTGGCTTCGGCCTGTCCTTCCTGCCCACTGTGGCCATGCTGGGTGCCAATCTCTACTTCATCTTCACCATGGACGCTGGGGGCACCATCTTTGCCCAGGATGTGATGCACCAACaagaccaaccctcagcctcccgCCAGAGGTTCTGGGGATAG
- the pdia7 gene encoding protein disulfide isomerase family A, member 7, whose translation MGTLGPFRMFLLFALSQQNVFVAASDVLELGDSDFDDTVAEYETVLVEFFAPWCGHCQQLAPEYETAATKLKGTVSLAKVDCTVNSETCGRFGVNGYPTLKIFRNGEDFAAYDGPRSTDGIVSYMKKQAGPSSVPLHNERDLDAFVNHFEASVVGFFSSADSSQMAEFLKASSAMRDSHRFAHTADLSLGLKHGVESDTVVLFRPPRLNSKFEDSMVKSDEAVSIASLRQFIRDNVFGLCPHLTAENRENMRGRDLLVAYYDVDYLRNIKGTNYWRNRVMKVATQFQSQGLNYAVANRAEFQEELEEEFGLGPSDGGELPLITIRNGEGHKYSMQEEFTRDGKSLERFLEDYFAGKLKRQVKSEAAPENNEGPVKVVVADNFEELVNNPSKDVLLEFYAPWCGHCKSLEPKYAELGEQLSANTHIVIAKMDATANDVPPTYDVQGFPTIFFVPAGQKDQPRKYEGGREVNDFLNYLKEVATHPLILGNAREDL comes from the exons ATGGGTACGTTGGGGCCATTTCGCATGTTCTTGCTTTTTGCGTTATCTCAGCAGAACGTCTTTGTAGCCGCCAGCGACGTGCTCGAGCTCGGCGATTCTGATTTCGATGACACCGTAGCAGAGTACGAGACTGTGTTGGTGGAGTTCTTCGCGCCTTG GTGTGGTCACTGCCAGCAACTAGCCCCAGAATATGAAACTGCAGCAACAAAACTAAAAGGGACCGTGTCTTTAGCTAAA GTAGACTGCACAGTGAACTCTGAGACGTGTGGACGTTTTGGGGTCAATGGGTACCCCACACTCAAAATCTTCCGCAATGGAGAGGACTTTGCTGCTTATGATGGACCCAGGAGTACAG ATGGCATTGTGAGCTACATGAAAAAACAGGCAGGTCCCAGTTCCGTTCCTCTGCACAATGAGAGAGACCTAGATGcatttgtcaaccattttgaagcCAGTGTGGTTG GTTTTTTCTCAAGTGCTGACAGCTCTCAGATGGCTGAGTTTCTGAAGGCGTCTAGTGCCATGAGAGACAGCCACCGCTTTGCCCACACTGCAGACCTGAGCCTGGGCCTCAAACACGGTGTGGAATCAGA CACGGTGGTGCTCTTTCGGCCCCCGCGACTCAACAGCAAGTTTGAGGACAGCATGGTCAAGTCTGATGAGGCTGTCTCGATCGCCTCTCTCCGTCAATTCATCAGAGATAATGTGTTTGGGCTGTGCCCCCATCTGACTgctgagaacagagagaacatgagGGGACGGGACTTGCTAGTGGCCTACTACGACGTGGATTACCTCCGCAACATCAAGGGCACCAACTACTGGAGGAACAG gGTGATGAAAGTGGCCACTCAGTTCCAGTCTCAGGGGCTGAATTACGCTGTGGCCAACAGGGCTGAGTTCCAGGAAGAGCTGGAGGAGGAGTTTGGCCTGGGGCCATCTGACGGGGGAGAGCTGCCTCTCATCACCATCAGGAACGGGGAGGGCCACAAGTACAGCATGCAGGAGGAGTTCAC ACGGGACGGGAAATCCCTGGAGAGGTTCTTGGAGGACTACTTTGCCGGTAAACTGAAGAGGCAGGTCAAGTCAGAGGCTGCTCCCGAAAACAACGAAGGCCCAGTCAAG GTGGTGGTGGCGGACAACTTTGAGGAGTTAGTGAACAACCCTTCCAAGGACGTGCTGCTGGAGTTTTATGCACCCTGGTGTGGACACTGCAAAAGCCTGGAGCCCAAATACGCAGAGCTTGGGGAACAG TTGTCCGCCAACACCCACATTGTTATAGCAAAGATGGATGCCACTGCTAACGACGTTCCTCCAACCTACGATGTCCAGGG TTTCCCCACTATTTTCTTCGTCCCAGCAGGACAGAAGGACCAGCCTCGGAAATACGAG GGTGGCCGTGAGGTGAATGATTTCCTCAACTATCTGAAGGAGGTGGCCACACATCCCCTTATCCTGGGCAATGCCAGAGAAGACTTGTGA
- the LOC124005182 gene encoding T-complex protein 1 subunit gamma-like isoform X1, with protein MMGRPIVVLSQNMKRESGRKVQKGNIGAAKAIADVIRTCLGPRAMMKMLLDPMGGIVMTNDGNAILREIQVQHPAAKSMIEISRTQDEEVGDGTTSVIILAGEMLSVAEQFLEQQMHPTVIISAYRHALDDMLDMLKDISTPVDVNDRAQMLKIINSAICTKALSRWSTMACNIALDAVRTVELEEHGRKEINIKLYAKVEKVPGGFIEDSCVLKGVMVNKDVTHPRMRRMIKNPRIILLDCSLEYKKGESQTDIEITREEDFSRILQMEEEYIQTICEDIIRLKPDLIFTEKGISDLAQHYLMKANITAIRRVRKTDNNRISRACGARIASRTDELREEDVGTGAGLFEIKKIGDEYFTFVTECKDPKACTILLRGASKEILAEVERNLQDAMQVCRNVLLDPSLLPGGGAVEMAVSKRLMERSKTLTGVEQWPYRAVAQALEVIPRTLIQNCGASTIRVLTSLRAKHTLEACASWGVNGETGTLADMMELGICEPLAVKAQTYKTAVETAILLLRIDDIVSGIKKKGDDQAGGGQGAE; from the exons ATGATGGGAAGACCAATCGTCGTGTTGA GCCAGAATATGAAAAGGGAGTCTGGACGCAAGGTTCAGAAAGGGAACATCGGTGCCGCGAAG GCAATAGCAGATGTCATCAGAACATGTCTGGGACCAAGAGCCATGATGAAG ATGCTGCTAGACCCCATGGGTGGCATTGTCATGACCAACGATGGCAACGCCATCCTCCGAGAG ATCCAAGTGCAGCACCCGGCAGCCAAGTCCATGATTGAGATCAGCCGCACCCAGGATGAGGAGGTGGGAGACGGCACCACGTCAGTCATCATCCTCG CTGGAGAGATGCTGTCTGTAGCAGAGCAGTTCTTGGAGCAGCAGATGCACCCCACAGTCATCATTAGTGCCTACAGACACGCCCTGGACGACATGCTCGACATGCTCAAAGACATCAG CACCCCGGTGGATGTGAATGACAGGGCACAGATGCTGAAGATCATCAACTCTGCCATCTGCACCAAGGCCTTGAGCCGTTGGTCTACCATGGCGTGTAATATTGCCCTGGACGCCGTGCGCACTGTGGAGTTGGAGGAGCACGGACGCAAGGAAATCAACATTAAGCTGTACGCCAAAGTGGAGAAG GTGCCTGGTGGCTTCATTGAGGACTCATGTGTGCTAAAAGGCGTGATGGTCAACAAGGACGTCACTCACCCCCGCATGCGCAGAATGATCAAGAACCCCCGCATCATCCTGCTGGACTGCTCCCTGGAGTACAAGAAGGGCGAGAGCCAG ACTGACATTGAGATCACACGTGAGGAAGACTTTTCCAGGATCCTTCAGATGGAGGAAGAGTACATCCAGACGATCTGTGAAGACATCATCCGCCTCAAGCCAGACCTCATCTTCACTGAGAAGGGCATCTCAG ACCTGGCACAGCACTATCTGATGAAGGCCAACATCACAGCCATCCGCCGTGTCAGAAAGACTGACAACAACCGCATTTCAAG GGCATGTGGGGCTCGCATCGCCAGCCGTACAGACGAGCTGCGTGAGGAGGACGTGGGAACCGGCGCCGGCCTGTTTGAGATCAAGAAGATTGGAGACGAGTATTTCACCTTCGTCACAGAGTGCAAAGACCCCAAAGCCTGCACCATCCTGCTGAGAGGAGCCAGCAAAGAGATACTGGCT gaGGTGGAGCGTAACTTGCAGGATGCCATGCAGGTGTGTCGTAACGTGCTACTGgacccatctctactccctggAGGTGGGGCGGTGGAGATGGCTGTGTCCAAGAGGCTGATGGAGCGTTCCAAGACCCTGACTGGGGTGGAGCAGTGGCCCTATCGTGCCGTGGCCCAGGCCCTGGAGGTTATCCCCCGTACACTCATCCAAAACTGTGGAGCCTCCACCATCCGCGTGCTCACCTCTCTCAGG GCCAAGCACACCCTGGAGGCCTGTGCATCATGGGGTGTGAATGGAGAGACTGGCACCTTGGCAGACATGATGGAGCTAGGCATCTGTGAGCCACTGGCTGTGAAGGCCCAGACTTACAAGACTGCTGTGGAG ACGGCCATCTTGCTGCTCCGCATTGATGACATTGTGTCTGGAATCAAGAAGAAAGGTGATGACCAGgctggaggaggacagggagctgagtga